Genomic window (Argopecten irradians isolate NY chromosome 13, Ai_NY, whole genome shotgun sequence):
aaaaaacatatgtttacATGGTTAACGTTATCTCATTTTAGTTCAACGTCAACGTCAATGATTGTGTTACACAgctaattaaataaaaattttctAGCTGGAAAGGAAATAGCTTACTGTGAACACCGAATAGGTTGTCTATCTACAGTCTTTATCCGGTACACCTATAGCTACAGTTTAGGCTAGTAGATATATCGTACAGTAGGTCACCCTGGGTCGGGTACCGAGCTAAAAgacatttaaacattaaataacTAATGTTGTGTATTAGACTCTGATTTGCAATACAAATGATAAGACAATGCATGTACATGCCACATGAGTATATCATCAGGTGACATTTAAAACCCAACGCATCTCAATATAAATTACCTCCTGTCGTGTATAGGATTGCGTTTGTCGGTGTAAATGTTAAGCCAATACATGTGCATGTTAAAGAAAACCTGGGATACGTTTATATATTGACACTTCGCCGATCTTTTTCACATGCAGCATACCTCATGTTTGTTTCGGAGATATTGATTTCACTGTCCTTGTCACCCTACAGGAATCTCGACGTGCTTTATGAAAGGTCATTCCGGGTCATGGTCCTTACAAGTAATATCTAAAATCTAATGTAGATTCCGACGTATAATTGTTAGAGTTTAGATGCCGCGGGCCGCGGTGGaatgcgagttcgaatcctatgtggggtagttgccaggtactgaccgttttttctccaggcactccggcttttctcctctaacaaacctggcacgtccttacaagaccctgctgttaataggacgttaaacaaatataccaaaatatttGTTAGGCGTACTATAGACACCATGTATCACTCCGCATAGCGTCATATTCGTTCCCTGGCCTTTCGACAGTCCATACATAAAATTTACGAAAATAGGTATgcatcgatttttttttattatttttgcgAGACTTGCAATAAtgaaaacttcgagacgagtaataccgaaaaaacaaaaaatgcatttttattgttgtttggtCATTattaacataaacaaacatGACAATAAGTTTCAGTCGACTACAGCCGTGTAAGATGGATGACAAATAACTAGTCTCCGATATTTTAAATCCAGCATTCTGGCCGCCATCGTAAAGGAATCGATCTACTGACCACTTACATACAGTgactgccctgcaggtagggcgttagaattgtacctgctgcccctattgcatgatcgtaaaaggcgactaaatttaggatcttatcttttctcttcttcctaactgactttatctttcctaatgcctcccttggcaccgcctcacttttggccttgagttgagcgttcgcccatgtgaggaaggctctgggttctgtcccctggccgagacacaccaaagtctataaaagtggtagtttctgctcctgcttagcgctcagcatacagggagtgggacgactggttcgcccgttgtcagtataatgtgaccgggtggggtgtgttgcttggtgtcttcggcggcatgcttcagtgatatagcactataaaaagggcaacagttccactatacaagaagacacaacatgaatttaccgcagtctcccaaaacacgcagcacaccgcatacatgggaggccgtccttacatgaccatagctgttaataggacgttaattgatcaaacaaacaaacatacagtgATCGATCTACTTACCACCTACATACAGTGATCGATCTACTGACCACCTACATACAGTGATCGATCTACTGACCACCTACATACAGTGATCGATATATTGACTGCCTGCATATAGTGAATGATATATCGTCTGCCTACCTACAGTGATTAATCTACTGAAAACCTACCGACAGCAATCGATCATGTGACAGTCTACATGCAGTAAAACCTTCTCTACAGTAATCGATCTATTGACCACCTACCGGCATTAATCGATATATTAACCATATACCGACAGCGATCGACTTTTTTACCAGCTATAGACATTGAATGATTGTTTGAGCATCTGTCATTATAAAGGCAAATATTAAGGCAAGCTATCTAAATCTATGACGTGGAAAGAGCTGGTTGATGTAAGAAATTTATGGATTTCTTTTAGTTttgttctgtataataaaataactaTGTACCTATAtgtcgggatacatctagaattgtctcctggaaagagttattttctctcgACCTTTGCCCTCGAGAAAATGTATCTTTCCAAGGAGACAAATCTAAATGTATCCCTCTTCAGAGGGTCATGATTGTATATTATACGTCCTGATATATAAGAGGGTAGATATAATCGCTGAGACATATTGAAAGGGAAATAAGCGAAAATAACAACGTCATGAATTAACTCATTTGTACAGAAATCCAATAATCACACCGAAATTTTAGTAAAACACGATTACAAAGAACCTCTAGAGACCAATGAAATATcttcgttataagcatagttcgttaTTGACATGTTGCACACATCTTATAGGAACATTGAAAGGGAATGGAAAATACTACCTTATAATTATGACCACTTGACTACAGTGTATGCTTATATAGAGGTTCATAAATGTTCACTAAACAGTTAATGATAGTCACTGTAGAAGTTAAAATCATGATTTCCATGCTTTACTGCTGTATTACAGGAGTTTATCATTGATATTGACAAACACTTACATAGACACTGACCATTTCACGAACACCACGAGTTGATGGAAATTTATTGTCAGTCCGATATTTCTCCTTCAAACACTCTAATAAAGTATCCATACCTCTCTGTCTATGTAAAGAGTCTTGATTTTTATCACATTCATCACACTATGCAAAGGCACACACTTTTTGTTGTAAATAGCGTACTGTACTGTTGCCATGAAGTGCACTACGTCATTTGTTTTTTCCCTGTAGTATTGTAGGAGTTGTAAATTATCATCTGATGTCTATAGTCCCATTTCACCACAGTCTCCACACTACCCACGGTAGAAACACACGTAGTGATGATGTTTACAAATTGTTGTTGTAATGTTTACTTCATAGGTTCTGCAGTTTTCCATGGTTGCTCGTAATATTGTAGGAGAGTAACATTGCCATTACGGTTAACAGTCCAAAGGTCATCCTGTCTACCCACACCTACAGCATACACCGTGTGTCCGTGTCTGGTCATCAGCACCTCACCATGACCACTTAGGATGAGGATCCTCTCACAGTCTGCTATGATGATGTTACCCTGACTATCATACACTATATCACTGGGGTCAAACGGTTGATATCCTGTGTGTGCCGTTTGTTTAGATATGGGAATATCACATCTATACATAAACAGTTCCTGAAAGTCTGTATCCATGACGACAACATGTGCGTTTACATCACCACcatcataaatattataatCATCAATCACTGCGACATTGTTAGTGATAGGACACTCTGTGATCTTCCATGGTGAACACACTAATGGTATCGCAGTCCCTGCAGCCTCTGTAGTTACCACAATCTGACCTTGTGTGGTATATTTGGTGATGTGTTTAGACAAGCCTATAATGATATGGGTTGTCTGATGTAACACAAATACATTCAGGTTCATCGTTTGTTCTGAATCTTACTGATACTTTTCCTGATACCAGCTCCAGGATGCTTTTGTCTCTATCACAGGCCCACAGTCTATGTGTTACAGGCGATAGACTGATGTCATTGATCAAAGTCATGTGTTGGACCTCCATTACTATACCCTCATCATCCATGAGTTTTAGTTGTTTGCTGTTCTTACTACAGGTCCAGGCCTGGCCATCATTGGTGGGACATATACAAGCAATATCACATTGAGACTCCCACTCCTCTACCACCCTGGGCTCTGTCAGCAGTTTGGTCCTGGTCACTTCTTTCTTCATCGTACCACCTGACGTCTGTTGTGTAGAGGGTTGTCCGTGTGATGAAGAGAATGATAAATCATTAATGCTCAATGCTGGCGTTTGTCCTGAGTTGACAAACTGACATGTACCGAGGGCTAGTTCTAAATAGTAACGGGGATGCTTGTTTGGAGTGAAGCTGACAGTACCAAACATAGGTTTTACAGGGAGATGTATCAGAGGATCGTTTTCACATTTGATATCATATATCTCTAAAGGGGAGCCTTGTTGTAACACTTTCTTACAATCCTGCATTTTATGTTTCAGTTGTTTGTCGTACAACTCAAGGTCCTGTTTGTATTTGTGTATGAGTTTGATATTGTCATCTTTCATGTCCTGATAAATTGAGAGTGTCTCCGCTGTAAGTTTGTCGAGGTCttgtttcattttttcagtTTGCGCTTTCAAATCTTTTGAGAGTTTTTCAAATGTTCTGTCGTTTTCTGTAAGAAGTGTATTGGTAGATTCGATGTAATTCCCAATGTCCTGAAGCACATTTTGTTCCGTTTCATCAATTAAGTTTCtgatcttcttttttttctgtgGTGTGATTTCACCGAGATCACAAAACAAATGTCCTTTGTGCAGAGACGTTACGCACTTTGGACATACTGGTTCCTTACATTTCTCACAATAAAAGTCTAATTGTTTCCCTTTGTGGTGTCCACATGTAGTATGTCCTTTTACACGGACAGGTATTTTGGCTGTAgccattttgattttgtgttataACATCACTGAGTTAATTAGAATTGGTGTGGTGCACAATCAGCTGAGTTAATCCTTGTCATAAGAATCCAGTAGTAATCCACATTGTTTATAAAAACTACAATCAGTATAATTCACAGTACAATAGAGAGAGGTTACACAATGCTTTAACGAATGTCCGttgtaacttaaaaaaaaaaataagtaacgAGTGCGGAATGAATTCAATATTTAACATCCATgagtagtgtgacctgtttctaccacaatcgTATTCgattttagccgatagaaatacggcgGGAATAAGGCGTGGATACGGTAATgtgtatttaccgaaatatgtaaataaggtgtagtaatatttttatctgacactaattagtattcaaaagtcatcgttTTATAAAGATTCCATCGACatcaaattcttctaattgGGAACATCTTTAGGGTTAAATAATACTCATTTCATGTCTTACTGAGTTCAAATTTCATAGTTGTTTCCAGAAAATAAACCTCAATGTCgaactacatatatacatgtaaaagcattcgcacCACACGGCATCGCCTGTTTCccgccagataatcatcaagccattacCATCAAGATCAGGTTCGTTTCTTACACGTTAAATCTACAAAACCCATCAGTACAATTCATGTCCGTGAAGATGTATTATTAGTACTTACATATATGAAAACGTCACGTATTGTGATATAACGACCATGACGAATAAgctttccaacagcagttttggacgtcaagcggcgatcacaacgtagaatgacgtcatttgcttattgatgacgttgacaatgatgactgacactgagaaataagtagttctgtcaaagttcaccgtgtcagccaatcagaatgcatacagagtttataccacgtgtgttataaacaaattgttaatcaacagctgcagtgtttatgtaatgtcctgagagttgaataacaccgcctattgtggtagaaattttgttttgtcactcaatctatatatttagcGATGGCATGTATAAACAGTGAATGACGTTAATTTCCGTCTGTTAAATTCCATTACCTGAACCGTTCTAGAATAGCACAAGTATACTGATCGGTAACTATTGTATACAGGCGTGTGTATACCAACGATATCTTCACAATCGTCCTTCACATAAGTCTTATATTCCAGTGCAATCGTTGTTTCTTTCTTGTTAAATACTCGAATTATGTATGTATGCCGTAAAAGTTACTTCATTCTCTTACTGCATCCATAAAATGTATTCTCACAGAATAAAAATGCCTGTGGCCAATAAGGAATACAAACAAGCGTCTGACTTCGTCCACCAACGAGCATTGTCACGGTCTACCCGCAGTGCTGTCTTATATTACCGACAGACGTAAACATGTCGTTATCTAATAAACATACAGGTGTATTGTCATATTAATAGATTATCGTTCAGCAGGTCACCCCGGGTCACGTACCGAAATCAAGGGATGTAAACATCGAATACATCATGTTGTGTATTAGACTCTGGTTGTCAGTGCAAAATGATTATATGCAATGTAtaccaatacatgtact
Coding sequences:
- the LOC138305898 gene encoding E3 ubiquitin-protein ligase TRIM71-like, which gives rise to MATAKIPVRVKGHTTCGHHKGKQLDFYCEKCKEPVCPKCVTSLHKGHLFCDLGEITPQKKKKIRNLIDETEQNVLQDIGNYIESTNTLLTENDRTFEKLSKDLKAQTEKMKQDLDKLTAETLSIYQDMKDDNIKLIHKYKQDLELYDKQLKHKMQDCKKVLQQGSPLEIYDIKCENDPLIHLPVKPMFGTVSFTPNKHPRYYLELALGTCQFVNSGQTPALSINDLSFSSSHGQPSTQQTSGGTMKKEVTRTKLLTEPRVVEEWESQCDIACICPTNDGQAWTCSKNSKQLKLMDDEGIVMEVQHMTLINDISLSPVTHRLWACDRDKSILELVSGKVSVRFRTNDEPECICVTSDNPYHYRLV